The genomic region TTTTATCGAAGACGTATCAGCGAACATGACTTCATCGAATTCTAagtgggggaagaaaaaaaaagatttttttttctcattagtTGTTTGGGGTTGTGGTAAGGCAACTTCTGTAAGAATGGTGGccctgcttttttttatttctttttatttcatattttattttttatttacagtttttttttttttttttttcttctcccagTTTGTGAGTTTTGGTAGGACTGGTGGGGGTTTGGTAAGGCCCTATCATTTGGATGGGATGTTGTTATCCTAAGTAAACACAGCGAATGAAGGGGTTCTGGTAAGGCCCCCGGTAGTAGTGTTGTGATGGTATGTGTGTTCTGGTGCTGGAGGATTTTGGTAAGACCCTAAGACTGGTGCAGAGACTGTCATAAGGCACATGAGTGAGGGAGTTTGGTAAGACCCTCAGAATGTTAATGTGAGGATTGGGTAAGGCCCTCAGACTCCATGCTATAACTGGTGGGTTTTGGTAAGGCCCTCTTCTTGGACCTAAGAGTTTTACCCTCAGGGATCATCACTTCATCAGTCCAGTGTAGCAGCCAGGATGAGCCACCTGGATCTTGCCAAGTCCACTTCCATCATTCAAGATGGATCAAAAGACTATTGTGTGGTGGGATAAAGTGTAGGATAAAGTCTGAATGTACATGAGGTAGGAAATAAGCTATGTCACATGCTGGAGACCCCTGGTTGATGAAAGCTCCTTCATTGTTGGCTGCTTCCATCATGTTGACCTCACAAAGCTTGTAAAAGGTTCCAGCAGATTGAAGCTGCTGTCACAAAACATTCTATGGCCAGAATATTATTTGTTTGCATATCCTATACTGTGAATAGTGCAAGATACATTTGATTTACCTGACCAGTATGATGCTATTATGGGCACAGTTGtgaatttaaataataaaggtCAAAATCAATCGCCTGGACTTTCAGTCCATAGATTTCAGTCCTGCATAGATTTCAGTTATTCAGAGTGTGCTTTACTGCAATGATAGAATTTTGAGATTGTCAAAGAAGTTACAGTTCACCTGTAAGAAAAATTCTTAGTTGTCGCAGGTGTAACCACACTGTCAACTGTCTTAGCACAGTGcgtaaaaaatatacaaatgcaaataataaatgtataatgAAAAGGTGATTTATAACGGTATGCCACATGATCTGTAGTTCAAGGTGTTAAAATTTGTTAAAGTCAAACCTGTGTGAGAGACTTTATGAAAATATGACAGTCCCTCTAGGATTTCGTGAGCTGTTTTGGGGATTGTTGAAGCCTGATGTCTCATTTCATAgtagcttttctaaaaaaaaaaagaatacgaTTCATGTTGACGTGTTCATAGATGTTATTGCCGCCATGCCAGCAATAGCCATGGACTGAGGCATTAtggttttgtgttgtctgtccgTCTTGTTCTTGGGAACGTGCAGCATGTGAAGAAACCCTCGAGGgaaatttttcaaatttggcaccaatgtCTACTTGGACTAAACAATAATCTGATTAGATTATGAttgtcagaggtcactgtgacttcacaaaaaaaattacacaaatgcctaaaaggtcagcttcactgtgacagcaTGTTTTCTGGCCATCATGGCGAGGGGGCGATCAGCAACAGCTGATTGCTGACAATCAAAGCAGTGTGTAAGGGCCATCTCCGTGACctgctctctttcttctccctctaggtgtgagtgtgtgagtgtgtgtgagtgagtgatttGGTTAGTGTGATTTAAATGTCATCATCCTCCCATGTGTGCGCATGTGAATGTGCAGCGCATTTTTGTGACCAAACGGACTGTAGGCTTAGCAAGCGCGTTGACTGCGCATGCTCCTCACTCCAGTTCAGTCTAAAACACTGCTTTTGACCCTGCCGCAGGTGCCTCACACATTAGTTTTAAATGTGATATTTGACTTGACCTTCACTCCTGGCCCAACAGCAttgtttagtttcactttcacaccTGGCCCTCCCATTTACTGCCTGGGGCTGAAGTGGACAGAGTGTACTTTGAATAGAACCGCGTCTGCATGACCAAGTGGATGTTAAATGCAGAAGGTCTGTCTAAGCCTTGACTCTGTCCTTGGCGAAGAGCTCTTACTCCCACAGCGGTAGTCTTATGATGAATCGAGAGGGAAAGCTGGGAAAAGAGGGGTTAAACAAATAGATGTGCTGCACGCAACTCCtcaatgaaatgagattttacccattttaaaaagacacatttttggtAAACGTTCTGTATTTGGACAAATTGCAAGGTCACgcagaattcacagggattTGCAGAGTTTGCATTAATTGTTGTGATCACAACATCCCAGAGGGGCTGATCTGAGCAGTAGTTAAATCCACATGATTATCCTTAAGACAACCTGGATGACTTTACATTGCTCCAATACACTACTATTTAATGTAGGCAAAAAGTGAAGCTGAGTATTTAAATGATGCAGTTTAAAGTGTAACATACTTTATCAATCACTCATCGGGTGGAAGGAAGTCTGCTCCCATTATCCTTCGGCTTTTACCCAGAGAGCAGCCATCTCGGCCTCACCTGCTCCTGGTCAGTATAATAATGCACTGTTTGTTTCCTTGGCCACATTGATGCAACTGTACTCCCATCTCACCCCTGTCTTCCCTCTCCCCATTCGTCTTCTCCAGCTGCCTACAAGCATGCAGATGGGAAGAAGATTGATGGCAGAAGAGTGCTGGTGGATGTGGAACGAGGACGCACTGTGAAAGGATGGCACCCTCGTAGGCTAGGTAagcttccttttttttatgttgagCTTCAGCGCTCTGTAAAAAGCAAGTCTTCACCCAAGACTAACAGTCCCTCAACcaagaaaatatattaaacGCAACCATAACTAAGAGACAGTGCTGAACGCAGCCTGAACCATGAGCCTGTGGTACCTgctttgtcttttgtgttgagattcagtgtttccccctTGGTTGATTGCTTTGTAGTGCTGGATAGGCTCAtgaggggtgtaaatcacacaGACTTGCTTTTATTGCTCGTAATGTAGCAAGTTGTCGACTTGAGTAATGTTCACTCACCTGTCTCTTCTCCTGTACTCCACTACTAGGCATGTTTGTGGATGGGTGAAGCCCCACCCTTGTTGAAATGGGGAGGAGCCCGTAAATTACACAAAATGCAGTAAAGACTCTCacaatgaactgaactgaaacaagAGCACATAAATTAGGTTTCAGGACAGTGCCACACAGAGGTCCCACAAAGGCAAATCACTGAtttctgaataaatgaatattaagcattaatttgggcatttaaaaaaagttctTTTTTGGCCTGGCGGGACTCCTGTTGGCCGGTGGCCCACAAGGCCTATAAAATTTCAGGGGAAACACTATGGTCTATATGAATACTCATCACTATAAggcaactgatgtttttttctttgagacACCTTCCACATGATTAGTATTCACAGCCTCCTTCCAGTAAGTGTTGAGATggataaacaaaaatatttactgTCTTGGTGTTGTAAAATCCTGGCTCAAAGCATTAATAATAGGGATGGGcattttcacttccatatagtACGATTCATAtttagagttgtaccgataccagtatcggaaatgcctgcgatactgcctaaaatgcggcaTCGGGCATCAGCGAGTACAGCCcgtgaccaatccgataccacgtaatgcctcacgtcattcacatacacacgCTATCGTTTGAACATTGCCATCATGATATGCGCATGCGTGATAGTCACATCGCAGGACATgcaatgttctctttttttagaacatggaaactttttgttttgcttcagaaatGCAACTCTGAAGCTCCGCTCGTTGCTCCGCtcgcctctctctccctctccctctctgacaacagcagcccctccccctctcaagcacacgctgcagtcacacactgaaaatgagcgacATGCAAGATGGAGAAACGGTAAAGGAGgatttatgcctggtacacactacactacttttctgcccgttctgaaagtcactgtCGCATTACAtaattgtggagtcataaaatcgtgccatgacttggccgacagacgtgacacactacacgatggtccacactAATTATCCCCGGTcatctttcacgacgtgtgtgatgtcaccgggttattcttgtcctgtttttattacttttactattatttcagtcactgtgtctgttcatgtgccagctgaatTATTGTCACCTAAAAAGCGCCAGCAGacggcaggagctacatttgaagtaccgtacgtAAACAAAAAAGTCACGGATTTCTccacaagttcctacaaatgtttcacaataaaagcctttttagaaaatggagggattctctcagccgaggttataaggggcttttaatttgaaacaagtttaGGAAGTATTGAGTTTGAAACGATGGCACGatgtgttaactttataaagacaacaggAGCggctaaaaagtaaaaataaaaagatacagaggaaataataaataacggcctgtttataatgtagtctgtttcaaatgaagctggtagcctctgcagttgtggtgagtaaaagtcccaccactattttttaattttctttaagtctggtgaaaattcttgtattttttaatatcgcaatatatattgcaaaaaaaaaaattgcaatgtCAGTTTATCTcaatattgtgcagccctacattctactgtagcctttaaaatgtctttttttaccaaattgtgtggctgcactttaatctgtgtcttgatctgtgtcaacacttgatgataataaaaaaaagttttatggcattcattctactatatACTacgtatttatttcttaatattttacatagagttttaggagttgagacataaaacaattcatatcccatcaaTTTTTAGTTTACACGCTGGTATCAGATCGGTACTCGGGATCGGCAGATAGCCAAGGTTCAGGGATTGGAATCAGTAtggggaaggaaaaagtggtatcggtacatctctattCATATCAAACTATCATAGAGCACTCATAACAAAAATCTAATGTAAGAATGGGCATGTAATGATGTAAAGTGATGTGTGACGTTATGTTTACCATCATGtacatgctttcattttctccctgcgttctgtctctcccttcaTGTATGCCACCTTGctaaaattatgtttaaataGAGCTGAATTGGATGATGTTACGGAAAAACATAGAgcaattggaaaaaaaaatattatggaaAGTTTTTGATACTTtgtttgtgaaaatgtgtgggcACCCTGTATATGTTGAACAGGTTTGATGTCCATATTAAGTTCTCTTGTACTCATGGCCATCCCTGGTTCATACCCACTGTCTATGTTTCTGATCTGGGTTTATTTATATTAACTGTAGCTATGCAACCACACCAAAAAAGCCTTATGTGTTTTTTGACATAGTGATGTTTGCAGTGCTCTTTCTGAACACAGCCTGATTGCTTTAGTAACAAGTGTAGTCTGGAAGTCCAAACTAAACGTAATTTGACTTGATCTTATGTTTCGCTTGTTGTTCATAACTAGGTGGCGGATTGGGTGGCACTAGGAGAGGTGGAGCTGACGTAAACATTAAGCACTCTGGCCGAGATGATGCATCACGATATGATGATCGTCCCTTGGGGGGGTGAGTACTTTCAGAGATGCATTGTTTGGTATGTTATTGAGTACTACTGAGTATAACAGTCTTCACTTTGTTTTGACTGCTCATAGTGATCGGGACCGTGGAGAGCGGAGGGAGCGCAGCCGGGAGCGCGACCGGGACAAGGACAGAGACCGCAGAAGGTCCCGATCCCGCGAACGGCGTCGACGTACCCGTTCCCGGgagcgagagagggagagagacagacagattggAGGGGAggacagcagcagtagtagccGCCGTCGAGAGCGGGAGAGGGACCGTGGGGGAGCAGCAGGAGACAGCAGAAGTAGGGAGAGGAGTCGAGAACGGAAGAGAAGGAGCAGGAGCCGGGATCgcaagagagacagggagagaggcaAGGGGCTGGATGGGGAGGAGGTCAGCCAGGGAGACGCCGCCCCCGAGGGTGGGGAGCGGATGCTGGAGGAACATGAAGGAGAAGTGGGTGAGGGCATGGAGGAGCgtagagacagggacagagaaagGGACAGGGACCGCAGGCGTAGTCACAGGGACAGAGATAGACGCAGGGGAGACcgggacagagacagggagcaCAAGAGGGAGCggggggagagagacagggggGACCGTAGAGAAGAGCGCCACGGCTCCCTACGAGATGACATGGGCCCCCAAGATGACATGGGCAATGAGGATGAAGGAGCGCCGCCACACATGGAGGAGTATAGTCAGGATGGGATGATGATGGACCAGCAGTCAGTGCCATCGGCCGATGGCTATGGCTCCAGTGAAAATGGCTACAAGGTGGAGGCACCAGGAGATGAATACTGAGATGGCCCCTCTCCCAACAGACGCCCACTCAAATAAGTTGTATCATAATATATTTTAACTTTCTGCCAAGGCACAGGAAACCTTAATGATGTCGGGGCCTCAGTACCAGACATCTAGCTAGCTTTCCTCATGTCTGTCAAAAATCTGTTGGAATACTCCACTTAATGTCGCACGCATGGTTGATGCATATAAATGATTTGATCTCACTAAAGTTGCATCTTTCCTGCATTGCCCAACTAATCTGTGCCAGTAAATTTTAACAGATTATTTAGTGATTAAAGCTaggtatgtattttttttttcttttcacttgcTTTGGAtgaactgtaaaaacacaaactttatTCTTTTTCAGATGGATAGAGTGTGTTGTCTTTTGTTTCCAGGTTCATAAAGTTAGATTGTGCACTCATTTGGGATCAAGCGACAAATTTCTCCACAATTTATTTGAAGTTGAAGGAAATGTAGTATTGCGTGAAAATTGAGGGCTGTTCTGTTTATTCATTCtggaatcttttttttaaattgtctgcTGGTTGTATGTTAGATTGGCTAGTTCATTTGAATAAAGATGTGACTTAAAGCCAGAGCTCCTCTATATGTAGATGCCCTTGACTACATATCATGTGACTGTTTTTCTAACCTTCAAGGCAACCATTCCAGTCTTCACCACGCAGTATCAAAAAACAGATATAGACATACATCGATCAGCCATCACTTGAATAactgatcattttgttacagtgcagtgcCCTGTTAGAAAATAttgggtcctggcatttatgtggatgccacctgacatcCTCCACCCACCTAAATGCAGTTTGGGCCAAGTATGCCCCCTCATGGCAATGGTAGTCCAGATTTTATTTGTACCTCAAGCAAATGTTCCAGATCCCATTCATGGGACGGGCTGGTACCTCTGATCCGCAGTGGGGGCtccttggatcagacttggTTCTGACCATGTCCTGTGGTGTTGGCCCCGGAGCATTGTTGGCAGATCGTGGGAGTCTTGTGGGTTGCATTGTGAGGTACCAGCACGTTCCA from Epinephelus moara isolate mb chromosome 18, YSFRI_EMoa_1.0, whole genome shotgun sequence harbors:
- the snrnp70 gene encoding U1 small nuclear ribonucleoprotein 70 kDa, whose amino-acid sequence is MTQFLPPNLLALFAPRDPIPFLPQLEKLPHEKHHNQPYSGIAPFIRHFEDPRDAPPPTRAETREERLERKRREKIERRQAVVETELKLWDPHNDPNAQGDAFKTLFVARVNYDTTESKLRREFEVYGPIKRIYIVYNKRTGKPRGYAFIEYEHERDMHSAYKHADGKKIDGRRVLVDVERGRTVKGWHPRRLGGGLGGTRRGGADVNIKHSGRDDASRYDDRPLGGDRDRGERRERSRERDRDKDRDRRRSRSRERRRRTRSRERERERDRQIGGEDSSSSSRRRERERDRGGAAGDSRSRERSRERKRRSRSRDRKRDRERGKGLDGEEVSQGDAAPEGGERMLEEHEGEVGEGMEERRDRDRERDRDRRRSHRDRDRRRGDRDRDREHKRERGERDRGDRREERHGSLRDDMGPQDDMGNEDEGAPPHMEEYSQDGMMMDQQSVPSADGYGSSENGYKVEAPGDEY